TTCTACTGTTTCGTGACGAACCGTATTGGCGTTACGAATACGAGTTAGCATGTCTGCAATTGGATCTGACATAGTCATTCGTGTAAACCTCCTTCCCGTTGTTGATTGTTTACCAGCTTGCTTTTTTCACGCCAGGAATCTGGCCTTTATAAGCTAATTCACGGAAACAAATTCTGCATATTTTAAACTTTTGCAGTACCGAATGTGGGCGACCACAACGTTCGCAACGGGTATATGCCCGTACTTTGAATTTCGGCGTGCGTTGTTGTTTAACTTTCATCGAAGTTTTTGCCACTTAGCCTGACACCTCCTAAATAGTTTCGGAGAATTAATGAACGACTTGTTATTTCGCGAAAGGCATACCTAGAGCGGTTAGCAATTCACGAGACTCTTCATCGGTTTTGGCTGTCGTTACAAGAACGATATCCATACCGCGTACTTTATCAACTTGATCATACTCGATCTCAGGGAAGATTAATTGTTCCTTGAGGCCAAGTGTATAGTTTCCACGTCCGTCGAATGCTTTCGTCGATACACCGTGGAAGTCACGTACACGCGGAAGCGTTACGTTGAACAATTTGTCGAGGAAATGATACATGCGTTCGCCGCGAAGTGTTACTTTAACACCGATCGGCATGTTCTCACGAAGTTTAAATCCAGCGATGGATTTCTTAGCGCGAGTGATTACCGGTTTTTGTCCGGCGATCAATTGCATGTCATTTACTGCAGCATCCAACACTTTAGAGTTGGCAACAGCGTCACCCACACCCATGTTGATTACTACTTTCTCGATTTTAGGCACTTGCATAATTGTCGTATAGTTGAATTTTTGAATCAAAGCAGGTGTCACTTCGTTCAAAAAGCGTTCTTTCAATCTTGCTGCCATGAATCATGGACCTCCTTTCATAACGTTTCTGGATTAGTCGATTGCTTCTCCGGATTTTTTAGCGATACGTACTTTCTTGCCGTTATCCAACACTTTGTAACCGATACGGGTTACTTTTCCGCTCTTTGGATCAACGTGCATTACGTTCGATACATGAATCGGAGCTTCTTTCTCGATAATGCCGCCTTGTGGGTTTAGTTGATTAGGTTTTTGATGTTTCTTAACCATATTTACGCCTTCCACAAGCACACGGTTTTCACGAGGATAAGCAGCGATGACGCGGCCCTTTTTACCTTTGTCTTTACCGGTAATCACGATAACCGTATCGTCTTTTTTGACGTGCAACTTATTGTTATGGGATTCAAGAATTTTTTTAAGTCTTGGCATTCTTTACACCTCCTGCTTCAAGGGTTGGTCGTGCTCAAAACACGACTATATCGTCATCGCCGAAAGGGTTACTTTCGGTGATTAATGTTTAGATAACTTCCGGAGCCAAGGAAACGATTTTCATGAAGTCTCTATCGCGAAGTTCGCGAGCGACAGGTCCGAAAATACGCGTACCACGTGGGCTCTTGTCATCTTTAACAACAACTGCTGCATTCTCATCAAATGCGATGTAAGAACCATCTTTACGGCGAACGGAACGTTTAGTACGAACCACAACCGCTTTGACTACATCACCCTTTTTGACAACGCCGCCTGGTGTTGCTTGTTTGACGGAACAAACGATCAAATCACCAATTTGAGCCGTACGACGTCCAGTACCACCGAGAACGCGGATACACATCAATTCCTTCGCGCCAGAGTTATCGGCTACATGCAAACGTGTAAATGGTTGAATCATGGATATTTCCTCCTTTCGGTTGAGCTACATGCAATTAGATAACTACTGCCACTTCAATGATTTCTGAAAGTCTCCAACGTTTGTCTTTAGACAACGGACGAGTTTCGGTGATTTTAACAACATCTCCGATTTTTGCAGTATTGTTCTCATCATGCGCTTTAAATTTTTTCGTGTATTTAATGCGCTTGTGGTACAAATCATGCTTCTTGTATGTTTCTACAGCTACTACAATGGTTTTATCCATTTTGTCGCTGACGACTTTACCAATTTGCACTTTACGGTTGTTACGTTCGCTCATGGTTAGCCTCCTTCCTGAATTCAGACGCTGCTATACGCGGCGATACTTGATTACATTAGCTAGTAATTCCAAGTACTCTCTCATGTAAAATAGTTTTAGCACGAGCTATTTCTTTCCGCACATCGCGAATGCGAGTCGGGTTATCAAGCTGGCCTGTAGCCAATTGAAAACGGAGATTAAAGAGTTCTTCTTTAAATCCGGCGACTTTTTGTTCAATCTCAGCAGTGGTTAAGTTGCGAAGTTCATTAGCTTTCATTTGCTTCACCACCCAATTCTTCACGTTTCACAAACTTAGTTTTGATTGGCAGTTTGTGAGCAGCAAGACGCATAGCTTCGCGTGCGATTTCCTCAGAAACACCAGCAATTTCAAACATGATCTTGCCTGGTTTCACAACTGCAACCCATTTTTCGACGTTACCTTTACCGCTACCCATCCGAACTTCAAGAGGCTTCTGAGTAATTGGTTTGTCTGGGAAAATTTTAATCCATACTTTACCGCCACGTTTCATGTAACGCGTCATTGCAATACGCGCTGCTTCAATCTGGCGGTTGGTGATCCAAGTTGGCTCAGTAGCTTGCAAACCGAATTCACCGAAGTTCAATTCAGTTCCGCCTTTTGCCATACCTCTCAAACTACCGCGTTGTTGTTTGCGGTGTTTTACACGTTTTGGTACCAACATGATTAGTTGCCTCCTTCCTTAGCAGCTTGCTGCTTCTTAGCCGTCGGAAGAACCTCTCCACGATAGATCCATACTTTTACGCCGATGATACCATAGGTCGTATGAGCTTCAGCTGTACCATAGTCGATATCAGCACGAAGCGTATGAAGCGGAACAGTTCCTTCGCTGTAGCCTTCTGTACGAGCAATTTCAGCACCGCCTACGCGACCGCTGACTGCAGTTTTAATCCCTTTTGCTCCCGAACGCATAGTTCTTTGAATTGCTTGTTTCAACGCACGACGGAAAGAAACACGACGTTCCAATTGTTGTGCAATGCTTTCAGCAACGAGAATAGCATCAAGATCAGGGTGTTTGATTTCAGAAATATTGATGTGAACTTTCTTACCGCCTGCAATTTTAGTAATTGCATTACGCAAGTTTTCAACTTCCGAACCACCTTTACCAATAACCATACCTGGTTTGGCAGTGTGGATCGTCACGTTCACACGATTAGCCGCTCTCTCAATTTCGATATGAGATACCGCGGAGTCTTTTAGTTTGTTTTTCAAGTGCTCACGAATTTTTACGTCCTCCAGCAAAAGATCACCAAAATCTTTGCCTGCGTACCATTTAGATTCCCAATCACGAATAATTCCTATCCGCAATCCGATGGGGTTTACCTTTTGGCCCACACGTTTTCCCTCCTTATTTTTCGGATACCACCAAAGTGATGTGGCTAGTGCGTTTGTTGATACGGCTTGCGCGTCCCATAGCACGTGGACGGAAACGTTTCATTGTTGGTCCTTGGTTTACGAACGCCTCCGTAACAACCAATTTATTTACATCCAAAGAATAGTTGTGTTCAGCATTGGCAATCGCCGAGTTAAGTAGCTTCTCAACGATCGGGGAAGCCGCCTTAGGAGTATGGCGGAGAATCGCGATAGCGTCGCCTACTTGCTTACCACGAATCAAGTCAATAACTAACTTAGCTTTCCGAGGTGCAATGCGAATTGACCTTGCATGTGCTTTTGCTTCCATGTGTGTTACCTCCTTTCAAACGAAGAACTTATAAATTAACGTCTCGTTTTCTTATCATCATCCGTATGACCTTTGTAGGTACGGGTTGGAGCAAATTCGCCCAGTTTGTGTCCGACCATGTCCTCAGTTACATATACAGGAACATGTTTACGACCGTCGTATACACCAAACGTTTGACCAATGAATTGCGGGAAAATTGTGGAGCGACGGGACCAAGTTTTGATCACGACTTTTTTGTTGGACTCACCAACTTCTTCCACTTTCTTCAATAAGTAACCATCGATAAATGGTCCTTTTTTCAGACTGCGACTCATTCTTTTATCCTCCCTTCATTACGCTGCTTGTTTCTGAGCTATATCCGAGCCGGGAAGTGATCCGCAGAGCGGATTACTTCGTGCGGCGACGAACGATATATTTATCAGATGCTTTGCCTTTTTTACGCGTTTTGTAACCAAGAGTCGGTTTACCCCAAGGTGATAATGGAGATTTACGACCGATTGGAGCACGACCTTCACCACCACCGTGAGGGTGATCGTTAGGGTTCATGACAACACCACGTACTTCAGGACGTTGTCCGAGCCAGCGATTACGTCCAGCTTTACCGATCTTCAAAAGTTCGTGGTCTTCGTTACCTACAGAACCGATAGTTGCGCGGCAAACTTTTAGAATCTTACGCATTTCACCTGAAGACAAGCGAACTGTTACGTATTTTTCTTCTTTACCAAGCAATTGTGCTTCAGTACCAGCTGCGCGAACGAGTTGTCCACCTTTTCCTGGTTGAAGTTCGATGTTGTGGATAACTGTACCTACTGGAATATTCTCCATTGGAAGGCAGTTTCCGACTTTGATATCGGAACCAACGCCAGATTCGATTACATCGTCCACTTTAAGACCTTTTGGAGCAATGATGTAACGTTTTTCGCCATCAGCGTAATGAATCAAAGCGATGTTGGAAGTCCGGTTCGGGTCATACTCGATAGTAGCAACGCGGCCTGGAATTCCATCTTTGTTACGTTTGAAGTCGATGATACGATATTTACGTTTGTGTCCACCACCATGGTGACGAACAGTGATTTTACCTTGGTTGTTACGACCAGCTGTTTTACTCAGTGGCGCAAGCAACGATTTCTCCGGCTGATCCGTTGTGATTTCTTCGAAAGTCGACACGGACATGTTACGACGAGCCGGGGATGTCGGTTTATACTTTTTGATTGGCACTATGTTTCCCTCCTTACTTTAGCAATTTTATACCGATTCAAAGAATTCGAGCGGCTTGCTATCAGCTGTCAAAGTTACGAATGCTTTTTTCCATTCCGGTCTGTATCCGAAGTGGCGTCCGTAACGTTTTGGCTTAGCAGGAACACGCAGCGTATTCACATTGCTCACTTTAACATTGAAGATCGCTTCTACAGCTTGCTTGATTTCGGTCTTGTTAGCACGGATATCCACTTCAAAAACATATTTCAGTTCATTCATGTAATCAGCCGTACGTTCCGTAATCACCGGGCGTTTGATAATATCACGAGGATCTTTCATTACGCGAGCACCTCCTCTACCTTCTGA
Above is a window of Paenibacillus segetis DNA encoding:
- a CDS encoding type Z 30S ribosomal protein S14; its protein translation is MAKTSMKVKQQRTPKFKVRAYTRCERCGRPHSVLQKFKICRICFRELAYKGQIPGVKKASW
- the rplE gene encoding 50S ribosomal protein L5; its protein translation is MAARLKERFLNEVTPALIQKFNYTTIMQVPKIEKVVINMGVGDAVANSKVLDAAVNDMQLIAGQKPVITRAKKSIAGFKLRENMPIGVKVTLRGERMYHFLDKLFNVTLPRVRDFHGVSTKAFDGRGNYTLGLKEQLIFPEIEYDQVDKVRGMDIVLVTTAKTDEESRELLTALGMPFAK
- the rplX gene encoding 50S ribosomal protein L24: MPRLKKILESHNNKLHVKKDDTVIVITGKDKGKKGRVIAAYPRENRVLVEGVNMVKKHQKPNQLNPQGGIIEKEAPIHVSNVMHVDPKSGKVTRIGYKVLDNGKKVRIAKKSGEAID
- the rplN gene encoding 50S ribosomal protein L14, coding for MIQPFTRLHVADNSGAKELMCIRVLGGTGRRTAQIGDLIVCSVKQATPGGVVKKGDVVKAVVVRTKRSVRRKDGSYIAFDENAAVVVKDDKSPRGTRIFGPVARELRDRDFMKIVSLAPEVI
- the rpsQ gene encoding 30S ribosomal protein S17 — protein: MSERNNRKVQIGKVVSDKMDKTIVVAVETYKKHDLYHKRIKYTKKFKAHDENNTAKIGDVVKITETRPLSKDKRWRLSEIIEVAVVI
- the rpmC gene encoding 50S ribosomal protein L29 yields the protein MKANELRNLTTAEIEQKVAGFKEELFNLRFQLATGQLDNPTRIRDVRKEIARAKTILHERVLGITS
- the rplP gene encoding 50S ribosomal protein L16 → MLVPKRVKHRKQQRGSLRGMAKGGTELNFGEFGLQATEPTWITNRQIEAARIAMTRYMKRGGKVWIKIFPDKPITQKPLEVRMGSGKGNVEKWVAVVKPGKIMFEIAGVSEEIAREAMRLAAHKLPIKTKFVKREELGGEANES
- the rpsC gene encoding 30S ribosomal protein S3, which translates into the protein MGQKVNPIGLRIGIIRDWESKWYAGKDFGDLLLEDVKIREHLKNKLKDSAVSHIEIERAANRVNVTIHTAKPGMVIGKGGSEVENLRNAITKIAGGKKVHINISEIKHPDLDAILVAESIAQQLERRVSFRRALKQAIQRTMRSGAKGIKTAVSGRVGGAEIARTEGYSEGTVPLHTLRADIDYGTAEAHTTYGIIGVKVWIYRGEVLPTAKKQQAAKEGGN
- the rplV gene encoding 50S ribosomal protein L22 — translated: MEAKAHARSIRIAPRKAKLVIDLIRGKQVGDAIAILRHTPKAASPIVEKLLNSAIANAEHNYSLDVNKLVVTEAFVNQGPTMKRFRPRAMGRASRINKRTSHITLVVSEK
- the rpsS gene encoding 30S ribosomal protein S19, encoding MSRSLKKGPFIDGYLLKKVEEVGESNKKVVIKTWSRRSTIFPQFIGQTFGVYDGRKHVPVYVTEDMVGHKLGEFAPTRTYKGHTDDDKKTRR
- the rplB gene encoding 50S ribosomal protein L2, with protein sequence MPIKKYKPTSPARRNMSVSTFEEITTDQPEKSLLAPLSKTAGRNNQGKITVRHHGGGHKRKYRIIDFKRNKDGIPGRVATIEYDPNRTSNIALIHYADGEKRYIIAPKGLKVDDVIESGVGSDIKVGNCLPMENIPVGTVIHNIELQPGKGGQLVRAAGTEAQLLGKEEKYVTVRLSSGEMRKILKVCRATIGSVGNEDHELLKIGKAGRNRWLGQRPEVRGVVMNPNDHPHGGGEGRAPIGRKSPLSPWGKPTLGYKTRKKGKASDKYIVRRRTK
- the rplW gene encoding 50S ribosomal protein L23, producing the protein MKDPRDIIKRPVITERTADYMNELKYVFEVDIRANKTEIKQAVEAIFNVKVSNVNTLRVPAKPKRYGRHFGYRPEWKKAFVTLTADSKPLEFFESV